The following coding sequences are from one Natrarchaeobaculum sulfurireducens window:
- the glyS gene encoding glycine--tRNA ligase: MSDGQQQAVDDSESTSPKLVELAKRRGYFFRSSGSYGGVGGFYTFGPQGASLKGNVEDAWRDRFAVAEGNMEIDAPTIMHEPVFEASGHLEGFDDMLIECPECETSGRADHLVEDNTEYEDAESLPIPEVEDVIAEYELACPECGGGLADVAVENFNLMFATNIGPGDAQPGYLRPETAQGIFVEFPRLKEYARNQLPFGVTQIGRAYRNEISPRRSIIRTREFTQAELEYFIDPEVDEPPLERVEDVAVTLYPASEQNADDGSVVETTIGEAVADDVIADPWVAYFLGVAKPWYASVGVDMDRFRFRQHLAGERAHYAADCWDAESEIDGNWIEIAGFANRGDYDLSKHADHSGDRFTVFKQYDEPKTVERATVDPDMSYLGPEFGGAAQDVVEELEALAARDRAAFEDDTVEIELDGESHELPVEKTGFSVDEETIAGEHVTPHVIEPSFGVDRLVYTVLHHAYREDEVDGEARTYLALEPEVAPTFVGVFPLQSDDELVAQATDIVDDLRAAGLSVTYDDSGNIGRRYRRQDEVGTPFCVTVDYETVEADDETTVTVRERDTTEQKRLPVSDLPETLAALRSGELAFDDV; this comes from the coding sequence ATGAGTGATGGCCAACAGCAAGCCGTCGACGACAGCGAATCGACGAGTCCGAAACTCGTCGAGCTGGCGAAACGTCGCGGCTACTTCTTTCGCTCGTCGGGATCGTACGGTGGGGTTGGCGGCTTCTACACGTTCGGTCCCCAGGGCGCGTCGCTGAAAGGCAACGTCGAAGACGCCTGGCGCGACCGCTTCGCCGTGGCCGAGGGCAACATGGAGATCGATGCCCCAACGATCATGCACGAACCCGTCTTCGAGGCCTCGGGCCATCTCGAGGGCTTCGACGACATGCTGATCGAGTGCCCAGAGTGTGAGACAAGCGGCCGAGCGGACCACCTGGTCGAGGACAACACCGAGTACGAGGACGCAGAGAGCCTTCCCATCCCTGAAGTCGAAGACGTCATCGCCGAGTACGAACTCGCCTGTCCCGAGTGCGGAGGCGGCCTCGCGGACGTCGCCGTCGAGAACTTCAACCTCATGTTCGCGACCAACATCGGCCCCGGCGACGCCCAGCCCGGCTACCTCCGACCCGAAACCGCCCAGGGCATCTTCGTCGAGTTCCCCCGGCTCAAAGAGTACGCCCGCAACCAGCTTCCGTTCGGCGTCACCCAGATCGGCCGGGCCTACCGCAACGAGATCAGCCCCCGGCGCTCCATTATCCGGACCCGCGAGTTCACCCAGGCTGAACTCGAGTACTTCATCGACCCCGAAGTCGACGAGCCACCGCTCGAGCGCGTCGAGGACGTCGCGGTGACCCTGTATCCCGCAAGCGAGCAGAACGCAGACGACGGCAGCGTGGTCGAGACCACGATCGGCGAGGCCGTTGCCGACGATGTCATCGCCGACCCGTGGGTCGCGTACTTCCTCGGCGTCGCCAAGCCGTGGTATGCATCCGTCGGCGTCGACATGGACCGGTTCCGGTTCCGCCAGCACCTCGCCGGCGAGCGTGCCCACTACGCCGCCGACTGCTGGGACGCCGAAAGCGAGATCGACGGCAACTGGATCGAGATCGCCGGCTTCGCCAACCGCGGCGACTACGACCTCTCGAAACACGCCGACCACTCCGGCGACCGCTTCACCGTCTTCAAACAGTACGACGAGCCGAAGACCGTCGAACGCGCCACCGTCGACCCCGACATGAGCTACCTGGGTCCGGAGTTCGGCGGCGCAGCGCAAGACGTGGTCGAGGAGCTCGAGGCCCTTGCGGCCCGGGACCGTGCTGCGTTCGAGGATGACACCGTCGAGATCGAGCTAGACGGCGAGAGCCACGAGCTCCCCGTCGAGAAGACTGGCTTCTCGGTCGACGAAGAGACGATCGCCGGCGAACACGTCACACCGCACGTGATCGAACCCTCCTTCGGCGTCGACCGACTCGTCTACACCGTCTTGCATCACGCTTATCGCGAGGACGAGGTCGACGGCGAAGCGCGGACCTACCTCGCCCTCGAGCCCGAAGTCGCTCCCACCTTCGTCGGTGTCTTCCCGCTGCAAAGCGACGACGAACTCGTCGCCCAGGCTACCGACATCGTCGACGACCTCCGTGCGGCCGGCCTCTCGGTGACGTACGACGACTCGGGGAACATCGGCCGACGCTACCGTCGCCAGGACGAAGTCGGCACCCCGTTCTGTGTGACCGTCGACTACGAGACGGTAGAGGCCGACGACGAGACGACCGTCACGGTTCGCGAGCGGGACACGACCGAGCAGAAACGGCTCCCGGTCTCCGACCTGCCGGAGACGCTGGCCGCGCTTCGTTCCGGCGAGCTGGCGTTCGACGACGTCTAA
- a CDS encoding HTTM domain-containing protein, whose translation MTSESAPGEPSLARRLRRNVRDCVRIDTRSLAVFRVLMGALLFADVLLRSRNFSFYYTDDGVMPQSLAMEMTPDNAFSVFFFTSDPTVIAGLFVLQALVAIQLIVGYKTRIATVLAFLLVISTDYHNPAVTSYADVLYRLLLFWAIFLPLGERWSVDAAHADGPPRASVAGVASALILLQMFYMYFYNGYHKLEDEIWHTGEAAPKVLGLDDMTFLAAEYIREFPLLLQLGGATWFIMLLGSGLLIVLVGRPRMAVVGMFMIGHFSFAITVRIGAFAFVAMAALVLFLQAQFWDDGKRVLERLGVDDGRVRLLERASSLERVAASVPRFRIDDERYRRAKSGVYTVSLVVIIVSVALVLAATHTPLGTVGAVDDTADSVDDTLSVVNADQPDWTVFAPTPRTTDRYYVFAAKTVDGDRIDVYNDRPLTYDRPGQELQQQYSTYRERFYMNSVRRHANDERANGAHIELAEHYCTTWADENDVELTHLNMYQVSEDVTLETITTPEDRETWTSELYQHGCGDNEPTEIEPPE comes from the coding sequence ATGACGTCGGAATCCGCGCCAGGTGAGCCTTCGTTGGCCCGCCGTCTGCGACGCAACGTGCGCGACTGCGTCCGCATCGACACGCGGTCGCTGGCCGTGTTTCGGGTCCTGATGGGGGCACTCCTGTTTGCCGACGTGCTCTTGCGGAGTCGGAACTTCTCGTTTTACTACACCGACGACGGCGTGATGCCCCAGTCACTGGCGATGGAGATGACGCCCGATAACGCGTTCTCCGTCTTCTTCTTTACCTCCGATCCGACGGTGATCGCCGGGCTGTTCGTTCTGCAGGCGCTCGTTGCGATTCAGCTGATCGTCGGCTACAAGACTCGGATCGCCACGGTCCTCGCGTTCTTGCTGGTCATCTCGACGGATTACCACAATCCTGCGGTGACGAGCTACGCCGACGTTCTCTACCGGTTGCTCCTGTTCTGGGCCATCTTCCTCCCGCTCGGAGAACGCTGGTCGGTCGACGCCGCCCACGCCGACGGACCGCCACGGGCCTCCGTCGCCGGCGTTGCCTCCGCACTGATCCTGTTACAGATGTTCTATATGTATTTCTACAACGGCTATCACAAGCTCGAGGACGAGATATGGCACACCGGCGAGGCGGCACCGAAGGTGCTGGGGCTCGACGACATGACGTTTCTTGCGGCCGAGTACATCCGTGAGTTCCCTCTACTGTTGCAACTCGGTGGAGCGACGTGGTTCATCATGCTCCTCGGCTCGGGGCTGCTGATCGTTCTGGTGGGCCGACCACGCATGGCCGTTGTCGGGATGTTCATGATCGGCCACTTCTCGTTCGCCATCACCGTCCGAATCGGCGCGTTCGCGTTCGTCGCGATGGCCGCCCTCGTCCTCTTCCTTCAGGCGCAGTTCTGGGACGACGGCAAACGCGTCCTCGAGCGTCTCGGCGTCGACGACGGTCGGGTTCGGCTGCTCGAGCGAGCCTCGAGCCTCGAGCGCGTCGCGGCGTCCGTCCCACGGTTCAGAATCGACGACGAGCGCTACCGGCGGGCGAAATCGGGCGTCTACACCGTCAGCCTCGTCGTGATCATCGTCTCGGTCGCGTTGGTGCTTGCGGCGACGCACACGCCGCTTGGGACCGTCGGCGCGGTCGACGACACCGCAGACAGCGTCGACGACACGTTGTCCGTCGTCAACGCCGACCAGCCAGACTGGACCGTCTTCGCGCCGACGCCGCGAACCACCGACCGGTACTACGTCTTCGCCGCGAAGACTGTAGACGGTGATCGGATCGACGTCTACAACGACCGACCGTTGACCTACGACCGGCCCGGCCAGGAGCTACAGCAACAGTATAGCACCTACCGCGAACGGTTCTACATGAACAGCGTCCGCCGGCATGCAAACGACGAGCGGGCGAACGGTGCCCACATCGAACTCGCCGAGCACTACTGTACCACCTGGGCCGACGAGAACGACGTCGAACTCACCCACCTGAACATGTACCAGGTTTCGGAAGACGTCACGCTCGAGACGATTACCACGCCGGAAGACCGGGAAACGTGGACGTCCGAACTGTACCAACACGGTTGTGGCGACAACGAACCGACCGAGATCGAGCCACCCGAGTGA
- a CDS encoding inorganic phosphate transporter, protein MVETVLAVGIIASIFVGFNIGGSSTGITWGPSVGAGIVKKTTAAAVMTVFVFLGGMTVGQNVMATLSDDIITIPLTLEAGVAVLFFIGLGILVANIFGVPVPTSMTTVGAIAGLGLASGTLNYATIAEIISWWIVTPIIGFWIGGIIGRYIYPEVNRRVTIEKSDGPLLVFDRDGGFPTPALGPNTTWSELGTTFIVIVIGCYMAFSAGASNIPNAAAPLVGEAGLEVTTAVIIATLAIGFGGFTIARRTMDSVGGELSDIPLLAALFVMVTASTITTALSYIGIPISLVMATVMTIVGIGWGRATRPITFREAVTRDSEVEDRDIELGVIVAEEEEGEDARPIGEPEPSQVLQGADLFNPRAVIKYVSMWVIGPSMSTILAYGFFIAVPGVV, encoded by the coding sequence ATGGTCGAAACAGTTCTGGCAGTCGGTATTATCGCCTCTATTTTCGTCGGGTTCAACATCGGTGGTTCGTCTACGGGGATTACGTGGGGCCCGTCCGTCGGTGCGGGAATTGTGAAGAAGACGACGGCAGCAGCGGTGATGACTGTCTTCGTCTTTCTGGGCGGGATGACGGTCGGACAGAACGTCATGGCGACGCTCAGCGACGATATCATCACGATTCCACTGACGCTCGAGGCGGGCGTCGCCGTTCTCTTTTTCATCGGACTGGGGATTCTCGTCGCGAACATCTTCGGCGTCCCCGTACCGACGTCGATGACGACCGTCGGCGCCATCGCCGGACTGGGGCTGGCTTCGGGAACGCTCAATTACGCGACGATCGCGGAGATCATCTCCTGGTGGATCGTCACGCCGATCATCGGCTTCTGGATCGGCGGGATCATCGGTCGCTACATCTATCCCGAGGTCAACCGGCGCGTCACGATCGAGAAGTCCGACGGCCCGTTGCTCGTCTTCGATCGCGACGGGGGGTTCCCGACGCCTGCGCTCGGTCCGAACACGACCTGGTCTGAACTCGGGACGACGTTCATCGTCATCGTAATCGGCTGTTACATGGCGTTCAGCGCGGGTGCGAGTAACATCCCGAACGCCGCGGCACCGCTGGTCGGCGAGGCCGGCCTCGAGGTGACGACTGCGGTCATCATCGCTACGCTCGCGATCGGTTTCGGTGGGTTCACCATCGCCCGTCGGACGATGGACTCGGTGGGCGGTGAGTTGAGTGACATCCCGCTGCTCGCGGCACTGTTCGTGATGGTGACCGCCTCGACGATCACGACTGCCCTCTCCTACATTGGCATCCCGATCAGTCTCGTGATGGCGACGGTGATGACGATCGTCGGTATCGGCTGGGGTCGGGCAACTCGACCGATCACGTTCCGCGAGGCGGTCACGCGGGACAGCGAGGTGGAAGATCGCGACATCGAACTGGGGGTGATCGTCGCCGAGGAGGAAGAAGGTGAGGATGCTCGCCCGATCGGCGAACCCGAACCCAGCCAGGTTCTCCAGGGTGCCGACCTGTTCAACCCGCGAGCGGTGATCAAGTACGTCTCGATGTGGGTCATCGGTCCGTCGATGTCGACGATCCTGGCGTATGGCTTTTTCATCGCGGTTCCGGGCGTCGTCTGA
- a CDS encoding DUF7556 family protein, translated as MATNPHAMTDADTIVGSIDSSNSSHGNEYVIADISADEAWLSMEADAAPTLRAWR; from the coding sequence ATGGCGACGAACCCCCACGCCATGACGGACGCCGACACGATCGTCGGTTCGATCGACTCGAGCAACTCGAGCCACGGCAACGAGTACGTCATCGCGGATATTTCGGCCGACGAGGCCTGGCTGTCGATGGAAGCGGACGCTGCACCGACACTTCGGGCCTGGCGGTAG
- a CDS encoding DEAD/DEAH box helicase has translation MATTDEEPPSIEHPLLEANFLERRLYQLKLAGTAANDHTLVCLPTGLGKTTVSLLVTARRLDEVGGTSLMLAPTKPLVQQHADFYREALRIPDDEIVVFTGDVSPDDRAALWDEATVVMATPQVIENDLVGSRISLADVTHLTFDECHRATGDYAYNYIAERYHADARDPLVTGMSASPGGDEEAILEVCENLGIHEVEVMTEADADVAEFTHDTDVEWERIDLPDDVLEIRDAVNEVIRERLEHLKELGVAASTQPDQSQKDLNRMRAELQKLMNNDQSEGYEGMSIHAEVMKLRQAVTLVETQSVEALRRYFDRQRNQARSSGASKASQRLVSDPRIREAMRRAEEFDQLHPKYRKTRMLLAETLGLEGGERVIVFTESRDTAEALTDFLCESFDAKRFVGQGDREGSDGMTQTQQQEVLDDFRAGEFEVLVSTSVAEEGLDVPEVDLVLFYEPVPTAIRSIQRKGRTGRQSEGRVVVLMAEDTRDEAYFWISRRREKEMESELRELKGIADDLENELEGDQQALSDFGGETAAKVNGSDGKPTDSGDPSSGSGGVQSQPGLQEFAAEDTDDADPDAVETHEPHADGDTVEVVADQREMDANIARDLSRRDEIEVRLETLEVGDYVLSDRVVVERKSVADFVDSLVGGDRSVFEQIGAMARHYSRPIVVVEGEGLYEQRDIHPNAIRGALSSLAVDFGASVLRTESEADTTELLAVIAGREQEISSREVSVHGEKQAKTLSEQQEYVVSSIAEIGPVTARSLLSEFGTVEAVMIATEDELQEADGVGRVTAERIREVIGTDYTGPS, from the coding sequence ATGGCTACGACGGACGAGGAGCCACCGTCGATCGAGCACCCACTGCTCGAGGCGAATTTCTTGGAGCGTCGCCTCTATCAGTTGAAACTCGCCGGCACGGCCGCGAACGACCACACACTGGTCTGTCTGCCGACGGGACTCGGCAAGACGACGGTGAGCCTGCTCGTGACGGCACGGCGGCTCGACGAGGTCGGCGGAACGTCGCTCATGCTCGCACCGACGAAACCCCTCGTCCAGCAACACGCCGATTTCTACCGCGAGGCACTACGGATTCCCGACGACGAGATCGTCGTCTTCACCGGCGACGTCAGCCCCGACGACCGCGCGGCGCTGTGGGACGAGGCGACGGTCGTGATGGCAACCCCGCAGGTGATCGAAAACGACCTCGTCGGGAGCCGAATCTCGCTTGCGGACGTTACCCACCTCACCTTCGACGAGTGCCACCGCGCGACCGGCGACTACGCCTACAACTACATCGCCGAGCGCTACCACGCCGACGCCCGCGATCCGCTCGTCACCGGGATGAGCGCCTCGCCGGGGGGCGACGAAGAAGCCATCCTCGAGGTCTGTGAGAACCTCGGCATCCACGAGGTCGAGGTGATGACCGAAGCGGACGCCGACGTCGCCGAGTTCACCCACGACACCGACGTCGAGTGGGAACGGATCGACCTCCCCGACGACGTACTCGAGATCCGTGACGCGGTAAACGAGGTCATCCGCGAGCGCCTCGAGCACCTCAAAGAGCTGGGCGTCGCCGCCTCGACCCAGCCGGACCAGTCCCAGAAGGACCTCAACCGGATGCGAGCGGAACTGCAGAAACTGATGAACAACGACCAGTCGGAGGGCTACGAGGGGATGTCGATCCACGCGGAGGTGATGAAACTCCGGCAGGCCGTGACGCTGGTCGAAACCCAGAGCGTCGAGGCCCTGCGACGATACTTCGATCGCCAGCGCAATCAGGCCCGTTCGTCGGGCGCGTCGAAGGCGAGCCAACGGCTCGTGTCCGATCCGCGGATCCGGGAAGCGATGCGCCGCGCCGAGGAGTTCGATCAGTTACATCCGAAATACCGCAAGACCCGGATGCTGCTCGCGGAGACACTCGGCCTCGAGGGGGGCGAGCGCGTGATCGTCTTCACCGAGTCCCGGGACACGGCCGAGGCCCTGACCGACTTCCTCTGTGAGAGTTTCGACGCCAAACGGTTCGTCGGGCAGGGTGACCGCGAGGGGTCGGATGGGATGACCCAGACCCAGCAACAGGAAGTGTTAGACGACTTCCGCGCCGGCGAGTTCGAGGTACTGGTCTCGACGTCCGTCGCCGAAGAGGGGCTGGACGTCCCCGAGGTCGACCTCGTGCTCTTTTATGAACCCGTCCCGACCGCGATTCGGTCCATCCAGCGAAAGGGTCGAACCGGTCGTCAGTCGGAGGGTCGCGTCGTCGTTCTCATGGCCGAGGACACCCGCGACGAGGCCTACTTCTGGATCTCACGCCGACGCGAGAAGGAGATGGAGTCCGAACTGCGCGAACTAAAGGGCATAGCAGACGACCTCGAGAACGAACTCGAGGGCGACCAGCAAGCACTCTCCGACTTCGGCGGCGAGACCGCAGCGAAAGTGAACGGTTCGGATGGAAAACCCACCGACAGCGGCGACCCGTCCAGTGGAAGCGGGGGGGTTCAGTCACAGCCAGGACTCCAGGAGTTCGCGGCTGAAGACACCGACGACGCCGATCCAGACGCCGTCGAAACACACGAGCCACACGCGGACGGCGACACCGTCGAGGTCGTCGCCGACCAGCGCGAGATGGACGCGAACATCGCCCGTGACCTCTCGAGACGCGACGAAATCGAGGTTCGTCTCGAGACACTCGAGGTGGGCGATTACGTCCTGTCCGATCGCGTCGTGGTCGAACGCAAGTCAGTGGCCGACTTCGTCGACTCGCTGGTCGGCGGCGATCGATCCGTCTTCGAGCAGATCGGCGCGATGGCGCGTCATTACTCCCGCCCGATCGTGGTCGTCGAAGGAGAGGGGCTGTACGAACAGCGCGATATCCACCCGAACGCGATTCGTGGGGCGCTCTCGAGTCTGGCCGTCGACTTCGGCGCGAGCGTCCTCCGAACCGAGAGCGAGGCCGACACGACGGAGTTGCTCGCCGTGATCGCCGGTCGTGAACAGGAGATCTCGAGCCGCGAGGTCTCCGTCCACGGCGAAAAACAGGCCAAAACGCTCAGCGAACAGCAAGAGTACGTCGTCTCCTCGATCGCCGAGATCGGCCCCGTGACGGCGCGATCGCTACTCAGCGAGTTCGGGACCGTCGAAGCGGTGATGATCGCGACCGAGGACGAACTCCAAGAAGCCGACGGCGTCGGACGGGTGACGGCCGAGCGAATCCGCGAAGTGATCGGGACCGACTACACCGGCCCGTCCTGA
- a CDS encoding diacylglycerol/polyprenol kinase family protein yields MADELKRRLVHASGAGLVALWLLADAFELGLTWAQFRLLMVVLAVGVIGLEFLRLRVGLEWWIYEKLTREYEADQFAGYGYYMVSMTIVVLLFQPAIALPAMLMLALGDPISGALSDDTLRRVKRPPVLAATAGVMLVLALPFLPPAAAVAAALGGTVADGIKVTYGEFVLDDNLTIPIYAAVAAWLVLEFVPL; encoded by the coding sequence ATGGCCGACGAACTCAAACGCCGGCTGGTTCACGCCAGTGGAGCCGGACTGGTCGCGCTCTGGCTGCTCGCCGACGCCTTCGAGCTCGGACTGACCTGGGCGCAGTTTCGGCTCCTGATGGTCGTCCTCGCCGTCGGTGTGATCGGTCTGGAGTTCCTCCGGCTTCGGGTCGGCCTCGAGTGGTGGATCTACGAGAAGCTCACCCGCGAGTACGAAGCCGACCAGTTCGCCGGCTACGGCTACTATATGGTCAGTATGACGATCGTCGTGCTCCTGTTCCAGCCAGCGATCGCGCTACCGGCGATGTTGATGCTCGCACTCGGGGACCCGATCAGCGGAGCGCTCTCAGACGACACGTTACGTCGGGTCAAACGACCGCCGGTGCTCGCGGCGACCGCTGGCGTCATGCTGGTGCTTGCGCTCCCGTTCCTTCCGCCTGCGGCCGCCGTCGCCGCAGCTCTGGGAGGGACGGTCGCCGACGGGATCAAGGTCACCTACGGCGAGTTCGTCCTCGACGACAACCTGACGATCCCCATCTACGCTGCGGTAGCGGCGTGGCTCGTCCTCGAGTTCGTCCCGCTCTGA
- a CDS encoding CBS domain-containing protein produces the protein MNVADAMTSSADVVTVDLPGTRSDVLEYLQEKSFSSVPVVNPTDDGAEYRGLVSRDALIEQPDEDQLVMLMEDVPTTTAETPLPEVARTMVEDGARRVPVVDGEFEGIVTVTDIVHAIATGDQETDDTVGSYASEDLNTTYEGAPLAVAERELYYANVPYTVVLDDDGEMSGVLTEVDIIEVARIVEGEESTGDNFPDQDSEWSWEGIKAVGSRYLPTRDIEIPNGPITEFMSDDVVTVSASTSVQDAAQQLISNDIEQIPMVTGEQLVGIVRDVDLLEALYE, from the coding sequence ATGAACGTAGCTGACGCGATGACGTCCAGTGCGGACGTGGTGACCGTCGACCTGCCGGGGACGCGGTCTGACGTGCTCGAGTACCTTCAGGAGAAGTCGTTTTCGTCCGTGCCGGTCGTCAACCCGACCGACGACGGCGCTGAGTACCGCGGGCTGGTCTCGCGGGACGCGCTGATCGAACAGCCCGACGAAGACCAGCTCGTGATGCTGATGGAGGACGTGCCGACGACGACCGCGGAAACTCCGCTGCCCGAGGTCGCCCGGACGATGGTCGAGGATGGAGCCCGCCGCGTGCCGGTCGTCGACGGCGAGTTCGAAGGGATCGTGACGGTGACCGATATCGTCCACGCGATCGCGACGGGCGACCAGGAGACCGACGATACGGTCGGCAGCTACGCGAGCGAAGATCTGAACACGACGTACGAGGGCGCACCGCTCGCCGTCGCCGAGCGGGAGCTGTACTACGCGAACGTTCCCTACACCGTCGTTCTCGACGACGACGGCGAGATGAGCGGCGTCCTGACGGAGGTCGACATCATCGAAGTCGCCCGCATCGTCGAGGGCGAGGAGTCGACGGGCGACAACTTCCCGGATCAGGACTCCGAGTGGTCCTGGGAAGGCATCAAAGCCGTTGGCAGCCGGTACCTGCCGACGCGAGACATCGAGATCCCGAACGGACCCATCACCGAGTTCATGAGCGATGACGTCGTGACCGTCTCGGCCAGCACTTCGGTCCAGGACGCTGCCCAGCAGCTGATCAGCAACGACATCGAACAGATCCCGATGGTCACGGGCGAACAGCTCGTCGGCATCGTCCGTGACGTCGACCTGCTGGAGGCACTGTATGAGTGA
- a CDS encoding TspO/MBR family protein → MAFETSASRLPDRTDLLQAVGFVVLVNVVGSVPGVLSSPDTPWFRALEKPWFYPPEIAFPVVWTALFTLLGVALWLVWRADGPGRRLALGLFVVQMVFNVAWTPTFFSAQELFAGLVVIGTLWVVLVATIVAFRRVDRRAAALLVPYLLWVTFAAVLNFELWRLN, encoded by the coding sequence ATGGCCTTCGAAACCAGCGCCAGCCGACTCCCGGACCGTACCGACCTCCTCCAGGCGGTCGGCTTCGTCGTGTTGGTCAACGTCGTCGGGAGCGTTCCCGGCGTGCTCTCGAGTCCCGACACCCCCTGGTTTCGGGCGCTCGAGAAGCCGTGGTTCTATCCCCCCGAGATCGCCTTCCCGGTGGTCTGGACGGCGCTGTTTACACTACTGGGTGTTGCCCTCTGGCTCGTCTGGCGGGCGGACGGTCCGGGCCGACGGCTCGCGCTGGGGCTGTTCGTCGTCCAGATGGTATTCAACGTGGCGTGGACGCCCACCTTCTTTAGCGCCCAGGAACTGTTCGCCGGGCTGGTGGTCATCGGGACACTGTGGGTAGTCCTCGTCGCGACGATCGTCGCTTTTCGACGTGTCGATCGTCGGGCAGCGGCGTTGCTCGTCCCCTATCTCCTCTGGGTGACGTTCGCGGCCGTGCTCAACTTCGAGCTGTGGCGGCTGAACTAA
- a CDS encoding flavin reductase family protein: protein MPAYDIDSLEPRARARIIKSAVSPRPIAWISTTSPDGVDNLAPFSSYNYVSSDEPVVLFNTPYAEGDDQKDTPRNALETEEFAVNVVTEPLAEAMDTTAASLDSDESEFDFAEVDRAPCERIDPPRVADAVVTMECTLYDSMQIRDRLTIFGDVEYVHVDDAVLTDGQIDAAKFDTVGRLGGPYYTVSELLEFERQF from the coding sequence ATGCCAGCATACGACATCGACTCCCTCGAGCCTCGAGCCCGCGCCCGAATCATCAAATCGGCCGTTTCGCCGCGCCCGATCGCCTGGATCAGCACGACGAGTCCCGACGGCGTCGACAACCTCGCCCCTTTCAGCAGCTACAACTACGTCTCCTCGGACGAGCCCGTCGTCCTCTTCAACACGCCCTACGCCGAGGGCGACGACCAGAAGGACACGCCGCGAAACGCCCTCGAGACCGAGGAGTTCGCGGTCAACGTCGTCACCGAACCCCTTGCCGAAGCGATGGACACGACCGCGGCGTCGCTCGATTCCGACGAGAGCGAGTTCGACTTCGCCGAGGTCGACCGAGCCCCATGCGAGCGGATCGACCCGCCGCGAGTTGCCGATGCCGTCGTCACCATGGAGTGTACGCTATACGACTCGATGCAGATTCGTGACCGGTTGACGATCTTCGGCGACGTCGAGTACGTCCACGTCGACGACGCGGTGCTCACCGACGGCCAGATCGACGCCGCCAAGTTCGATACCGTAGGCCGACTCGGTGGCCCCTACTACACGGTCTCGGAGCTACTCGAGTTCGAACGCCAGTTCTGA
- a CDS encoding universal stress protein — translation MLSQILVPMDDSEHSSHALEYALENFPAAEITVLHVVGVPSMMMGEAVALTLEDDINDAAADLAEPVFERAWETADDYDRELETIVGVGHPARNVIDRADDYDTIVVGAHGEDWSRATRRFLVGNVAETISKRAPVPVIIVR, via the coding sequence ATGCTCTCTCAAATCCTCGTCCCGATGGACGACTCCGAGCACTCTAGCCACGCCCTCGAGTACGCTCTCGAGAACTTTCCAGCGGCCGAGATCACCGTCTTACACGTCGTCGGCGTCCCGTCGATGATGATGGGTGAGGCGGTCGCTCTCACCCTCGAAGACGACATTAACGACGCCGCTGCCGATCTCGCAGAACCGGTTTTCGAACGCGCGTGGGAGACCGCGGACGACTACGATCGGGAACTCGAGACGATCGTCGGCGTCGGTCACCCGGCCCGGAACGTGATCGATCGGGCCGACGACTACGACACGATCGTCGTCGGGGCCCACGGCGAAGACTGGAGCCGGGCGACTCGTCGGTTTCTCGTCGGGAACGTCGCGGAGACGATCTCGAAACGAGCGCCGGTTCCGGTGATTATCGTCCGCTGA